In a genomic window of Mycolicibacterium neoaurum VKM Ac-1815D:
- a CDS encoding WS/DGAT/MGAT family O-acyltransferase produces MKLISPTDAMFLVGESREHPMHVGGLQLFEPPADAGPDFVADMYRAIAGFGDFQPTFRKHPATFFGGITNIGWTLDDEVDVDYHLRRSGLPRPGRVRELLELTSRIHGSLLDRHRPLWEAYFVEGLSDGRFAIYTKIHHSLIDGVSAQRLMIRTLSADPHDREIRVPWTLAPKRRPARPNTAGSLVRSVTGTASAVAGLAPTTLGLARAALLEQQLTLPYRAPKTMFNVPIGGARRCAAQSWPLARIRAVKAATGVTVNDVVLAMCAGALRAYLEEQNALPETPLVAMVPVSLRSEHEQDAGGNMVGTILCNLATDTADPLRRLEAISSSTRDNKRVFSELPRTQALALSGFLVAGLGLSLVPGVVSSTPPPFNIVISNVPGAREPMYWNGARLDGNYPMSIALDGQALNITLTNNADNLDFGLVGCRRSVPHLQRLLVHLEDSLTDLEKAAVGM; encoded by the coding sequence ATGAAGCTGATTTCCCCGACCGATGCGATGTTCCTCGTCGGCGAGTCCCGCGAGCATCCGATGCATGTCGGAGGTCTTCAACTCTTCGAACCACCCGCCGATGCCGGGCCGGACTTCGTGGCGGACATGTATCGGGCGATCGCCGGTTTCGGCGATTTCCAGCCGACATTCCGTAAGCACCCGGCGACGTTCTTCGGCGGAATCACCAATATCGGTTGGACTTTGGACGACGAGGTCGACGTCGACTACCACCTACGCCGTTCGGGTTTACCGAGGCCCGGGCGGGTACGTGAGCTGCTCGAGCTCACCTCGCGCATCCACGGCAGCCTGCTGGACCGTCATCGGCCACTGTGGGAGGCGTACTTCGTGGAGGGACTCAGCGACGGCAGGTTCGCCATCTACACCAAGATCCACCACTCCCTCATCGACGGCGTCTCGGCACAACGGCTGATGATCAGGACACTGTCGGCGGACCCGCACGATCGCGAGATCCGGGTTCCCTGGACCCTGGCGCCCAAGCGCAGGCCGGCGCGCCCGAACACGGCGGGATCACTGGTGCGGTCGGTGACGGGTACCGCCTCGGCCGTCGCGGGGCTGGCCCCGACCACCTTGGGGTTGGCCCGCGCCGCCCTGCTCGAGCAGCAACTCACGCTTCCGTACCGGGCACCCAAGACGATGTTCAACGTGCCCATCGGCGGCGCCCGCCGGTGCGCCGCGCAATCCTGGCCGCTGGCGCGGATCCGGGCGGTCAAGGCGGCCACCGGCGTCACGGTCAACGATGTCGTGTTGGCCATGTGCGCCGGTGCGCTGCGCGCCTACCTCGAAGAGCAGAACGCGTTACCCGAAACTCCCTTGGTGGCAATGGTTCCGGTGAGCCTGCGCAGTGAGCACGAGCAGGACGCCGGCGGGAACATGGTCGGCACCATCCTGTGCAACCTGGCCACCGACACCGCCGATCCGCTGCGCAGATTGGAGGCCATCAGCTCCTCGACGCGCGACAACAAGCGGGTGTTCAGCGAACTCCCGCGGACTCAGGCACTGGCGCTGTCGGGTTTCCTGGTCGCCGGGCTGGGTCTGAGCCTGGTCCCCGGCGTCGTGTCCTCGACTCCGCCGCCGTTCAACATCGTCATCTCCAATGTGCCGGGGGCACGAGAGCCCATGTACTGGAACGGGGCCCGACTCGACGGCAACTACCCCATGTCGATCGCGCTGGACGGCCAGGCCCTGAACATCACGCTCACCAACAATGCCGACAACCTCGATTTCGGACTCGTCGGTTGCCGGCGCAGCGTGCCGCACCTGCAGCGGTTGCTCGTGCATCTGGAGGATTCACTGACCGACCTGGAAAAGGCCGCCGTCGGGATGTGA
- a CDS encoding GNAT family N-acetyltransferase: MTDLDRAAARRDITDALLKALDRRHEVLDIIVDADDRDAAVSAIAELLGTSQAGSEAVFGLSFDKLTKDSRRSIAAELEDLNSQLTFTLNDRPASGAESVVLRTFSGTEDRDIFGARIEDMHTAGDGRGGPAGSLEDEIRAALGRVDAEEAAWFVALEGDRKVGMVLGELVDHEVEVRVWIHPECRKKGYATAALRKCRSEMAIYFPAVPVVVRAPGVPAP, translated from the coding sequence ATGACCGATCTGGATCGTGCTGCCGCCCGTCGTGATATCACCGATGCCTTGCTCAAGGCACTCGACCGCAGGCACGAGGTACTCGACATCATCGTCGACGCCGATGACCGTGATGCCGCTGTCTCGGCGATCGCCGAGTTGCTGGGCACCAGCCAGGCAGGCAGCGAAGCGGTGTTCGGGCTGTCCTTCGACAAACTCACCAAGGATTCGCGCCGCAGCATCGCCGCCGAATTGGAGGATTTGAACAGCCAGCTCACCTTCACCCTCAACGACCGGCCGGCCTCCGGAGCCGAAAGCGTCGTGCTGCGTACCTTCTCCGGCACCGAGGACCGCGATATCTTCGGTGCCCGCATCGAAGACATGCATACCGCCGGCGACGGAAGGGGCGGTCCCGCGGGCAGTCTGGAGGATGAGATCAGGGCTGCGCTCGGCCGGGTCGACGCCGAAGAAGCGGCATGGTTCGTCGCCTTGGAGGGTGATCGCAAGGTCGGCATGGTGCTCGGCGAGCTCGTCGACCACGAGGTCGAAGTCCGGGTCTGGATCCATCCGGAATGCCGCAAGAAGGGTTATGCGACCGCGGCTCTGCGCAAATGCCGATCAGAGATGGCGATCTACTTCCCGGCCGTACCGGTCGTGGTCCGCGCTCCGGGTGTGCCCGCACCCTGA
- a CDS encoding TetR/AcrR family transcriptional regulator, whose translation MSAEGGGPGVAEPRSIDRIRGAALASFAAQGAAATTLRGVAAAAGVSLGLVQHHFATKAGLIKAVDEYVLDVVITPMAQPIDERTSDSISEVGRRVNRIIAEHPDVAAYLGRALVDGSALGHVVFDRLFEVGVARWQARADSGEARPDIDVVWAATNALVLALGAVSLRPHIERHLPEPFTAPSQLDRWQTSVDTLLRDGLFPHTERS comes from the coding sequence GTGAGCGCAGAGGGCGGCGGACCGGGCGTGGCAGAACCGCGCAGTATCGACAGAATTCGCGGTGCGGCGCTGGCGAGCTTCGCCGCGCAAGGAGCCGCCGCGACGACACTGCGTGGTGTGGCGGCGGCCGCCGGGGTGTCGCTGGGTCTGGTCCAGCACCACTTCGCGACGAAGGCGGGCCTGATCAAGGCTGTCGACGAGTACGTGCTCGACGTCGTGATCACGCCGATGGCCCAGCCGATCGACGAGCGCACATCGGATTCGATCTCCGAGGTGGGGCGACGGGTGAATCGGATCATCGCCGAGCATCCTGATGTGGCTGCTTACCTCGGGCGCGCGCTGGTCGACGGCAGCGCACTGGGGCACGTGGTCTTCGACCGCCTGTTCGAGGTCGGTGTCGCGCGCTGGCAGGCGCGCGCCGACAGCGGCGAAGCGCGTCCCGATATCGACGTGGTGTGGGCGGCGACCAATGCGCTGGTGCTTGCCCTCGGTGCGGTGAGCCTGCGCCCGCATATCGAACGTCACCTGCCCGAACCGTTCACCGCCCCATCCCAACTCGATCGTTGGCAGACGTCGGTGGACACGCTGCTGCGCGATGGTCTGTTCCCGCACACGGAGCGGAGCTGA
- a CDS encoding WhiB family transcriptional regulator, protein MYPITAADGMWTAPCTQDPDRWTTTADEGAKALCRACPRRWQCAKEACVTPGAEGLWAGIVLPPAGRSRQFALKQLRSLAERNGVSVRRRSS, encoded by the coding sequence ATGTATCCGATAACGGCAGCCGACGGGATGTGGACGGCACCGTGTACGCAAGATCCCGACCGTTGGACGACGACCGCCGACGAGGGGGCCAAGGCACTGTGCCGCGCCTGTCCACGGCGCTGGCAGTGCGCAAAAGAGGCCTGCGTGACACCGGGCGCCGAGGGGCTGTGGGCCGGGATCGTGTTGCCGCCGGCCGGCCGCAGCAGGCAGTTCGCGCTCAAACAGTTGCGGTCGCTGGCCGAACGCAACGGCGTGTCCGTACGGCGCCGATCGAGCTGA
- a CDS encoding alpha/beta fold hydrolase, whose protein sequence is MVPPIERPKLEGNVAVSADRQLGFAEFGDPQGRAIFWLHGTPGARRQIPAEARAYAELEKIRLIGVDRPGIGSSTPHQYPNVLAFAADLGTIADTLGIDEFAVVGLSGGGPYTLATAAAMPDRVVAAGVLGGVAPYVGPDGITSPLMNLGSTVAPVLHLAGAPIRLVAATVIKIVAPIGSPALDLYARVSPEGDRKLLGRPEFKAMFLDDLLNGSRKQLAAPFYDIVDFVRDWGFRLDEVKVPVRWWHGDRDHIVPFSHGAHAVSRLPDAEMTVLSGESHLGGLGRAEEILRTMLDIWDRERPNSR, encoded by the coding sequence ATGGTTCCACCCATCGAGCGCCCCAAGCTGGAGGGCAATGTCGCGGTCAGCGCAGACCGCCAACTCGGTTTCGCCGAGTTCGGTGACCCACAGGGCCGGGCGATCTTCTGGTTGCACGGCACCCCAGGGGCGCGACGCCAGATACCTGCCGAAGCTCGCGCCTATGCCGAACTGGAGAAGATTCGGCTGATCGGGGTCGACCGGCCCGGCATCGGTTCCTCGACACCGCACCAGTACCCGAACGTACTGGCCTTCGCCGCGGATCTGGGCACGATCGCCGACACTCTGGGCATCGACGAGTTCGCGGTCGTCGGATTGTCCGGTGGCGGGCCCTACACGCTGGCCACCGCCGCCGCCATGCCCGACAGGGTGGTCGCGGCCGGTGTACTCGGCGGTGTGGCGCCCTACGTGGGACCCGACGGCATCACCAGTCCGCTGATGAACCTGGGCTCGACGGTGGCGCCCGTCCTGCACCTCGCCGGGGCTCCCATCCGGTTGGTAGCGGCGACGGTGATCAAGATCGTCGCGCCGATCGGGTCACCGGCACTCGATCTCTACGCCCGCGTGTCGCCCGAGGGTGACCGCAAGCTGCTGGGGCGACCGGAGTTCAAGGCCATGTTCCTCGACGATCTGCTCAACGGCAGCCGCAAACAGTTGGCTGCGCCGTTCTACGACATCGTCGACTTCGTCAGGGACTGGGGTTTCCGCCTCGACGAGGTGAAGGTGCCGGTGCGCTGGTGGCATGGCGACAGGGACCACATCGTCCCCTTCTCCCACGGCGCGCACGCGGTGTCCCGGCTCCCCGACGCCGAGATGACGGTGCTGTCCGGCGAAAGCCATCTCGGGGGCCTCGGTCGCGCCGAGGAGATCCTCCGTACGATGTTGGACATCTGGGATCGCGAGAGGCCAAACTCTCGCTGA
- a CDS encoding LLM class F420-dependent oxidoreductase has product MDLSGTGIWSSHLRYGDAGQAAEAVAELEQLGYPAVWIPDVGGPVLESVENLLAATTRITVATGILNLWMHAPAEVAAAHARLQAAHGRRFLLGIGVSHAPLIDSKSPGTYRKPLAATAAFLDGLDNAEQPVPAEDRVLAALGPKMLTLAADRSRGAHPYLVTPEHTATAREVLGTGPLLLPEQTVVLSDDADAARGIARDWVRNYLAMPNYANNLLRSGFTEGDVHDVSDRLVDAIVVSGDEEAILARVDEHKAAGADHVCVQVLDADPAVMPMAQWRRLAPVLN; this is encoded by the coding sequence GTGGATCTTTCGGGCACCGGCATCTGGAGTTCACACTTGCGCTACGGTGACGCCGGGCAGGCCGCCGAGGCGGTGGCCGAACTGGAGCAGCTGGGTTATCCGGCGGTCTGGATCCCGGATGTGGGCGGACCGGTGCTCGAGTCGGTGGAGAATCTGCTCGCGGCGACCACGAGGATCACCGTGGCCACCGGCATCCTGAACCTGTGGATGCACGCTCCGGCAGAGGTCGCCGCCGCGCACGCGCGTCTGCAGGCCGCTCACGGCCGGCGGTTCCTGCTGGGCATCGGCGTCAGCCACGCCCCGCTGATCGACTCCAAATCCCCTGGCACCTACCGCAAGCCGCTCGCCGCGACCGCTGCGTTCCTGGACGGGCTCGACAACGCCGAACAACCGGTGCCCGCCGAGGATCGGGTGCTCGCCGCGCTCGGGCCGAAGATGTTGACGCTGGCCGCCGATCGTTCGCGCGGAGCACACCCCTATCTGGTCACCCCGGAGCACACCGCGACAGCCCGCGAGGTCCTCGGGACCGGCCCCCTGCTCCTCCCGGAACAGACGGTGGTGCTCAGCGACGATGCGGATGCTGCCCGCGGTATCGCCCGCGACTGGGTGCGCAACTACCTGGCAATGCCCAACTACGCGAACAACCTGCTGCGGTCCGGCTTCACCGAGGGCGACGTCCACGACGTCAGCGACCGACTTGTCGACGCCATCGTGGTATCCGGTGACGAGGAGGCAATCCTCGCGCGGGTCGACGAGCACAAGGCCGCCGGCGCCGACCATGTCTGCGTGCAGGTCCTCGACGCCGACCCGGCGGTCATGCCGATGGCGCAGTGGCGCAGGCTGGCACCGGTGTTGAACTGA
- a CDS encoding competence/damage-inducible protein A — protein sequence MSVRAGIVITGTEVLTGRVRDLNGPWLADQLLELGVELAHITQCGDRAEDLTAQLVFLAGQNVDLIITSGGLGPTADDLTVATVARFYGRDLVLDDALEQRIAAILRRLGAGRPGVDFDAVMAANRKQAMVPVGAQILEPVGTAPGVVLYSEHQPTVVVLPGPPRELQPMWSTAVATDGVQRAIAGRTRYLQRTVRMFGLPESGLAETLREAQFQVAGFDNLEITTCLRRGELEIVTRYEPDAADSYTALVELLRERYPRELFSEDGSLIDDQVAGALAGRTIATAESCTAGLLAARLADRAGSSAYLAGGVVSYSNEAKIELLGVDEALIAQHGAVSEPVARAMAEGALARFGADTAVGITGIAGPGGGSEQKPVGTVCFGLAVAGSDTVARTLHLPGDRSDVRERSTTVAMHLLREHLGSTQLP from the coding sequence ATGAGCGTGCGCGCCGGGATCGTGATCACCGGGACCGAAGTGCTGACCGGTCGGGTCCGTGATCTCAACGGCCCGTGGTTGGCCGACCAACTGCTGGAGCTGGGCGTCGAGCTGGCGCATATCACCCAATGCGGCGATCGCGCCGAAGATCTCACCGCACAGCTGGTTTTCCTGGCGGGCCAGAACGTCGACCTCATCATCACCAGCGGCGGCCTCGGCCCCACCGCCGACGATCTGACGGTCGCCACCGTCGCCCGGTTCTACGGTCGCGATCTGGTCCTGGACGACGCGTTGGAACAGCGCATCGCGGCCATCCTGCGCCGGCTCGGCGCGGGCAGACCGGGTGTGGATTTCGACGCCGTGATGGCGGCCAACCGCAAGCAGGCGATGGTGCCGGTCGGGGCGCAGATCCTCGAGCCGGTGGGCACCGCCCCTGGTGTCGTGCTGTATTCCGAACACCAGCCCACGGTCGTGGTGCTGCCCGGCCCGCCGCGGGAGCTACAGCCGATGTGGTCGACCGCGGTGGCCACCGACGGGGTTCAGCGCGCGATAGCCGGACGCACCCGGTACCTGCAACGGACGGTGCGGATGTTCGGGCTGCCCGAGTCTGGCCTGGCAGAAACACTGCGCGAGGCACAGTTCCAGGTGGCCGGATTCGACAACCTGGAGATCACCACATGTCTGCGCCGCGGCGAGTTGGAGATCGTCACCCGGTATGAACCCGACGCCGCCGACAGCTACACCGCCCTTGTCGAGCTGCTGCGCGAGCGCTATCCGCGCGAGCTGTTCTCCGAGGACGGTTCCCTGATCGATGACCAGGTCGCCGGTGCGCTTGCCGGCCGGACCATCGCCACCGCGGAATCGTGCACAGCCGGTCTGTTGGCGGCCCGACTGGCCGACCGGGCCGGCTCCTCGGCCTATCTCGCCGGCGGCGTGGTGTCCTACTCCAACGAGGCCAAGATCGAGTTGCTCGGCGTCGACGAGGCCCTGATCGCCCAGCACGGCGCGGTGTCAGAACCGGTCGCCAGGGCGATGGCCGAAGGTGCGCTCGCCAGGTTCGGCGCAGACACGGCGGTGGGCATCACCGGTATCGCCGGGCCCGGCGGGGGATCGGAGCAGAAACCGGTGGGCACGGTGTGTTTCGGGCTGGCCGTGGCCGGTAGCGACACCGTGGCGCGGACACTGCACCTGCCAGGGGATCGCAGCGATGTCCGCGAGCGGTCGACAACCGTGGCGATGCATCTGCTGCGCGAGCACCTCGGCAGCACGCAGCTGCCCTGA
- a CDS encoding glucose 1-dehydrogenase — protein sequence MGRVDDKVVLISGGAQGMGAAHARMLVAEGAKVVIGDILDDKGEALAAEIGDAARYIHLDVTQADQWEAAVNLAVETYGKVTTLVNNAGIVALGKIGQFDMAKWQKVIDVNLTGTFLGMQAVVEQMKAAGGGSIINVSSIEGLRGAPMVHPYVASKWAVRGLAKSAAIELGKFNIRINSVHPGFIRTPMTKHFPDDMVTSPLGRPGTSEEVATFIVFLTSDESSFSTGAEFVVDGGLVTDVPHKDLF from the coding sequence ATGGGACGCGTGGACGACAAAGTTGTACTGATCAGCGGCGGGGCGCAGGGTATGGGCGCCGCGCACGCCCGGATGCTGGTGGCCGAGGGTGCCAAGGTGGTCATCGGCGACATCCTCGACGACAAGGGCGAGGCGCTGGCTGCCGAAATCGGTGACGCCGCACGCTACATCCACCTCGACGTCACCCAGGCCGACCAATGGGAGGCCGCGGTCAACCTTGCCGTCGAGACCTATGGCAAGGTCACCACGCTGGTCAACAACGCCGGCATCGTCGCGCTGGGCAAGATCGGCCAGTTCGACATGGCGAAGTGGCAGAAGGTCATCGACGTCAACCTCACCGGCACTTTCCTCGGTATGCAGGCCGTCGTCGAGCAGATGAAGGCCGCCGGCGGCGGATCGATCATCAACGTGTCCTCGATCGAGGGTCTGCGTGGCGCGCCGATGGTGCACCCGTATGTGGCGTCCAAGTGGGCCGTGCGCGGTCTGGCGAAGTCAGCGGCGATCGAACTGGGCAAGTTCAACATCCGGATCAACTCGGTGCACCCCGGATTCATCCGTACCCCGATGACCAAGCATTTCCCGGACGATATGGTCACCTCGCCGCTGGGCCGCCCAGGTACCTCCGAAGAGGTTGCGACCTTCATCGTCTTTCTGACCAGCGACGAGTCGTCCTTCTCCACCGGCGCGGAGTTCGTGGTCGACGGCGGCCTGGTGACCGATGTTCCGCACAAGGACCTCTTCTGA
- a CDS encoding NAD(P)H-dependent amine dehydrogenase family protein — protein MAIRVALVGTGNCGRLALIQLIEDPRFELVAVGTSTESKVGVDAGELAGLHISTGVRATLGMDDAIAAAPDCLVYCAMGDTRPVEATRDVMAALAVGINVVGSAPGGLQFPWGAMPEKAIARVEEAARQGNSSVFITGVDPGFASDLVPFAIASTCQRIDQIKTMEIADYATYDGAEVMSIVMGFGNPIDQPGMLFLPGILGAAWGTAIQMLAAGLGVEVEEITESYELEPAPEDIEVATGVIAKGTVAAMRFEINGMVGGRPVIVVEHITRVREDLRPDWAQPAQPGGSYRVEITGEPSYVVDICPTSARGDHNYAAILAAAGRIVNAIPDVIAAPAGIRTTLDLPLGTGKGLVYQV, from the coding sequence ATGGCCATTCGCGTGGCACTCGTCGGCACCGGAAACTGCGGGAGGCTGGCCCTGATCCAGCTGATCGAGGATCCGCGATTCGAGCTCGTCGCCGTCGGCACATCCACCGAGTCGAAGGTCGGCGTCGATGCCGGTGAGCTGGCCGGCCTGCATATCAGCACTGGCGTGCGGGCCACCCTCGGCATGGATGACGCCATCGCCGCCGCCCCGGACTGTCTGGTGTACTGCGCGATGGGTGACACCCGCCCCGTGGAGGCCACTCGTGATGTGATGGCCGCCCTGGCCGTAGGCATCAACGTGGTCGGATCCGCGCCGGGGGGCCTGCAATTTCCCTGGGGAGCCATGCCGGAGAAGGCCATCGCCCGGGTGGAAGAGGCTGCTCGCCAGGGGAATTCGAGTGTGTTCATCACCGGGGTCGACCCCGGCTTCGCCAGCGATCTGGTGCCCTTCGCGATCGCCAGCACGTGTCAGCGCATCGACCAGATCAAGACGATGGAGATCGCGGACTACGCCACCTACGACGGCGCCGAGGTGATGTCGATCGTGATGGGATTCGGCAATCCGATCGATCAGCCGGGCATGTTGTTCCTTCCCGGGATCCTCGGCGCCGCGTGGGGAACGGCCATCCAGATGCTCGCGGCGGGACTGGGTGTCGAGGTCGAGGAGATCACCGAGAGCTACGAGCTGGAGCCGGCACCCGAAGATATCGAGGTCGCCACCGGTGTCATCGCCAAGGGCACCGTCGCCGCCATGCGGTTCGAGATCAACGGAATGGTCGGTGGCCGACCTGTGATCGTCGTCGAGCACATCACCAGGGTGCGTGAGGACCTTCGGCCGGACTGGGCCCAACCTGCCCAACCGGGCGGTTCGTACCGCGTGGAGATCACCGGCGAACCGTCCTACGTCGTGGACATCTGCCCGACGAGCGCTCGCGGCGACCACAACTACGCCGCGATCCTGGCCGCTGCGGGGCGGATCGTGAACGCCATCCCGGATGTCATCGCCGCACCCGCAGGCATCCGCACCACCCTCGACCTGCCGCTGGGCACCGGTAAGGGCCTGGTCTATCAGGTCTGA
- a CDS encoding HAD family hydrolase translates to MTDPLAAVLASPQGPQVGAFFDLDGTLVRGFTATVHAGHRFRNGQSGFGELTGILEASVRYKVGRMEFARLLQRAAGYLVGDSLAELEALGDTLFNERIIGRLFPLMTKVVAAHQERGHTVAMSSSALTMHAGPVARHLGIEHVLCNHFDVDDAGRLTGEIVRPIIWGRNKARAVTEFSAANGIELGRSFCYADGTEDLPLLDAVGHPHAVNPRSGLAAAATRNGWPILRVSSAEERRRWFRTARPRSR, encoded by the coding sequence GTGACCGACCCGCTAGCCGCCGTCCTCGCGAGTCCGCAGGGGCCGCAGGTCGGTGCATTCTTCGATCTCGACGGCACGCTGGTGCGCGGGTTCACCGCAACCGTGCATGCCGGACACCGCTTCCGCAACGGACAGTCCGGCTTCGGTGAACTCACCGGCATCTTGGAGGCCTCGGTCCGCTACAAGGTCGGGCGCATGGAGTTCGCCCGGTTGCTGCAGCGGGCCGCGGGCTATCTGGTCGGCGATTCCCTTGCCGAGCTCGAGGCACTCGGCGATACGTTGTTCAACGAACGCATCATCGGGCGACTGTTCCCGCTGATGACCAAGGTGGTGGCCGCACACCAGGAGCGCGGGCACACCGTCGCCATGAGCTCGTCGGCACTGACCATGCACGCGGGACCGGTCGCCCGGCACCTCGGGATCGAGCATGTCCTGTGCAACCACTTCGACGTCGACGACGCAGGCAGGCTGACCGGTGAGATCGTGCGACCCATCATCTGGGGCCGCAACAAGGCCCGCGCGGTCACCGAGTTCAGCGCCGCCAACGGTATCGAGCTGGGGCGAAGCTTCTGCTACGCCGACGGCACCGAGGATCTGCCGCTGCTCGATGCCGTCGGGCACCCCCACGCGGTGAATCCACGGTCCGGTCTCGCCGCAGCGGCCACCCGGAACGGCTGGCCGATACTGCGGGTCAGTTCCGCGGAGGAACGCCGCCGGTGGTTCCGAACCGCTCGGCCCCGGAGCAGATGA
- a CDS encoding SDR family NAD(P)-dependent oxidoreductase → MGRLAGKVAIVTGAAGGIGLAIAKRCADEGAEVIATDVSGPADIDSIRVLAQDVTSPDRWDEIVDSAESAYGRVDILVNNAGVAGYQDIENSSVSEWERIIGVNQTGVLYGMRAAIPAMRRAGGGAIVNVSSICGAAAVPGISAYHASKGAVITMTKNAAITYAAERIRANVILPGWIPTPMTLAQTDEVNNRYLDHTPLAGVADPDDIAWGAVFLASDEAKFITGIELPIDGGYLAR, encoded by the coding sequence ATGGGCCGGTTGGCCGGAAAGGTCGCGATAGTCACCGGAGCTGCCGGTGGAATCGGATTGGCGATAGCCAAACGCTGCGCCGACGAAGGCGCCGAGGTCATCGCCACCGATGTGTCGGGGCCCGCCGATATCGACTCCATCCGGGTGCTCGCACAGGACGTGACATCACCCGACCGGTGGGACGAGATCGTCGATAGTGCCGAAAGTGCATACGGCCGAGTCGACATCCTGGTGAACAACGCCGGCGTCGCCGGCTATCAGGACATCGAGAACTCATCGGTGAGTGAGTGGGAGCGGATCATCGGTGTCAATCAGACCGGAGTGCTCTACGGCATGCGCGCGGCCATCCCGGCGATGCGCCGCGCGGGAGGCGGTGCGATCGTGAACGTCTCGTCGATCTGCGGTGCCGCAGCCGTGCCAGGAATCAGCGCTTACCACGCCAGTAAGGGCGCGGTGATCACCATGACCAAGAACGCCGCGATCACGTATGCCGCAGAGCGGATTCGGGCCAACGTCATTCTCCCTGGCTGGATCCCGACACCGATGACACTCGCCCAGACCGACGAGGTCAACAACCGCTACCTCGACCACACACCGTTGGCCGGAGTAGCCGATCCGGACGATATTGCCTGGGGCGCAGTGTTTTTGGCCTCAGACGAAGCGAAATTCATCACCGGAATCGAACTGCCCATCGATGGCGGATATCTGGCCCGGTAG
- a CDS encoding SDR family NAD(P)-dependent oxidoreductase: MNRLAGKIALVTGAAQGIGRSVAEQFAAQGATVYATDLTTGQPPSGSQAMTLDVTDPDQWAQVVDTITRQSGTIDILVNNAGVIAYADIATVTDAEWERVLAVDQTGVMLGMRAVIPGMKQRGGSIINLSSAWGVVGGSGVAAYQAAKGAVRSVSNRRCSRWPSATSTPSPPGISPGRTLPMRLPPITVRRTYMRQRCR; the protein is encoded by the coding sequence ATGAACCGACTCGCAGGCAAGATCGCCTTGGTGACCGGAGCGGCGCAAGGCATCGGGCGCAGTGTGGCCGAACAGTTCGCCGCCCAGGGCGCCACCGTCTATGCCACCGACCTCACCACCGGCCAGCCGCCGTCCGGAAGTCAGGCGATGACCCTCGACGTCACCGACCCAGATCAGTGGGCGCAGGTGGTGGACACCATAACCCGCCAGAGCGGGACGATCGACATCCTGGTCAACAACGCCGGCGTGATCGCCTATGCCGACATCGCCACCGTCACCGACGCCGAGTGGGAGCGGGTGCTCGCCGTGGATCAAACGGGCGTCATGCTCGGGATGCGGGCGGTGATTCCCGGAATGAAGCAACGAGGTGGATCCATCATCAACCTGTCCTCGGCCTGGGGCGTCGTGGGCGGATCCGGCGTGGCCGCCTATCAGGCTGCAAAGGGCGCCGTGCGGTCAGTATCGAACAGGCGATGCTCTCGTTGGCCGAGCGCAACGTCGACGCCTTCACCTCCGGGTATTTCGCCTGGCAGGACATTGCCCATGAGATTGCCGCCGATCACGGTGCGCCGTACCTACATGCGGCAACGCTGCAGGTGA